The Enterococcus rotai genome includes a window with the following:
- the cshA gene encoding degradosome RNA helicase CshA yields the protein MKFKELGLEPDLLAAIERSGFEEATPIQEETIPLALQGKDVIGQAQTGTGKTAAFGLPMLQKIDTSNRVVQGIVIAPTRELAIQTQEELYRLGRDKKIRVQAVYGGADIGRQIRGLKENPHVVVGTPGRLLDHINRRTLKLDTIETLVLDEADEMLNMGFLEDIEKIISKIPSARQTLLFSATMPPAIKNIGVKFMKEPEHVKIKAKEMTADLIDQYYVRSKDFEKFDVMTRLLDVQTPELTIVFGRTKRRVDELARGLEARGYKAEGIHGDLSQQKRMSVLRSFKSGNLDILVATDVAARGLDISGVTHVYNYDIPQDPESYVHRIGRTGRAGKGGMSVTFVTPNEMGYLHVIEELTKKRMTPLRPPNEQEAFKGQLGAAIETVEEKMAENGLDNYLPAAKDLLEKYSAEDLAALLLKTISKDPSDAVPVKITPERPLPSNKKGFNKNNRSGGGGNSRNRNKNGGGGYRGNKNNKGTGGSGNGGGYNKSKDNRSAKRHNDKKRSFVIRDNSN from the coding sequence TTGAAATTTAAAGAACTAGGCTTAGAACCAGACTTATTGGCAGCAATCGAGCGTTCAGGATTTGAAGAAGCAACACCGATTCAAGAGGAAACAATCCCTCTAGCATTACAAGGTAAAGACGTAATTGGACAAGCACAAACAGGAACTGGTAAAACAGCTGCTTTTGGTCTTCCAATGTTACAAAAAATTGACACATCAAACCGTGTCGTGCAAGGAATTGTTATTGCCCCGACTCGTGAATTAGCGATCCAAACACAAGAAGAATTATACCGTTTAGGCCGCGACAAAAAAATCCGTGTACAAGCAGTTTATGGCGGAGCTGATATTGGCCGTCAAATTCGTGGACTAAAAGAAAACCCACATGTTGTTGTCGGAACACCAGGACGTTTATTAGATCACATCAATCGTCGCACACTAAAACTAGATACGATCGAAACATTAGTTTTAGATGAAGCAGATGAAATGTTGAACATGGGATTCTTAGAAGATATCGAAAAAATCATCTCTAAAATTCCATCAGCTCGTCAAACATTACTATTTTCAGCAACAATGCCACCAGCAATCAAAAACATCGGCGTGAAGTTCATGAAAGAACCAGAACACGTGAAAATCAAAGCTAAAGAAATGACTGCTGATTTGATCGATCAATACTATGTTCGTTCAAAAGACTTCGAAAAATTCGATGTAATGACTCGCTTATTAGACGTTCAAACACCAGAATTAACAATCGTGTTCGGTCGTACAAAACGTCGTGTAGATGAATTAGCTCGTGGATTAGAAGCACGCGGCTATAAAGCTGAAGGGATCCACGGAGACCTGTCACAACAAAAACGTATGAGCGTTTTACGTTCATTCAAGAGCGGAAACTTAGATATTTTAGTTGCAACAGACGTTGCGGCTCGTGGATTAGATATTTCAGGAGTAACACACGTTTACAACTACGATATCCCACAAGATCCTGAAAGCTATGTTCACCGTATCGGCCGTACTGGTCGTGCTGGTAAAGGCGGAATGTCGGTGACTTTCGTTACACCAAACGAAATGGGCTATTTGCACGTCATTGAAGAATTAACGAAAAAACGTATGACACCATTACGTCCACCAAATGAACAAGAAGCATTTAAAGGACAATTGGGTGCCGCAATCGAAACAGTCGAAGAAAAAATGGCAGAAAATGGTCTAGATAATTACTTGCCTGCTGCTAAAGATCTTTTAGAAAAATATTCTGCAGAAGATTTAGCTGCATTATTACTAAAAACAATTTCTAAAGACCCATCAGATGCTGTACCAGTTAAAATTACACCAGAACGCCCATTACCATCAAATAAAAAAGGGTTCAACAAAAACAATCGCAGCGGTGGCGGTGGTAACAGCCGTAACCGTAACAAAAATGGCGGTGGCGGTTATCGTGGCAACAAAAATAACAAAGGCACAGGCGGCAGCGGAAACGGCGGCGGCTACAATAAGAGCAAAGACAATCGTTCAGCAAAACGCCATAACGATAAAAAACGTAGCTTTGTTATTAGAGATAACTCAAACTAA
- a CDS encoding LysM peptidoglycan-binding domain-containing protein: protein MKKRINKKYLILLISSAILFSTAIYFMSSSMILGASVGGGEVVTPVAPIPTTQTAEKPKATEAENASVVSKEKEVPKEVYIVKEGQTLWEIAQDSGVSIQTLMNKNQLSSSVIVEGQELVFD from the coding sequence ATGAAAAAACGAATCAATAAAAAATATCTTATCCTGTTGATTTCTTCTGCAATATTGTTTAGTACTGCTATTTACTTTATGTCTAGTTCAATGATCTTGGGCGCATCGGTAGGTGGCGGTGAAGTTGTAACACCAGTAGCTCCGATTCCAACGACACAGACAGCAGAAAAGCCAAAGGCAACTGAAGCTGAAAATGCTAGTGTTGTGAGTAAGGAAAAAGAAGTACCTAAAGAGGTCTACATCGTAAAAGAAGGTCAGACATTATGGGAAATTGCTCAAGATTCAGGTGTATCGATACAAACATTAATGAACAAAAATCAGCTTAGTAGTAGTGTTATTGTTGAGGGACAAGAATTAGTATTCGATTGA
- a CDS encoding YaiI/YqxD family protein → MRIFIDGDGSPVKDTTIDVARTYSLDVVIVTSIDHYSLKEYPKNVSFVYVDKGADAADYKIVQLIGESDILVTQDYGLASLVLPKGVRVLHQLGYEYTGENMDGLLEQRYFSAKARKSGGRTKGPKAFTQDDREKFKAKLVTLITE, encoded by the coding sequence ATGAGAATTTTTATTGATGGTGATGGCTCACCAGTAAAAGACACGACAATTGACGTTGCAAGAACTTACTCGCTCGATGTTGTGATCGTAACAAGCATCGATCACTATTCACTGAAAGAATACCCTAAAAATGTTTCTTTTGTTTATGTAGACAAGGGAGCCGATGCAGCAGATTATAAGATTGTTCAGCTGATCGGGGAAAGCGATATTTTAGTAACCCAAGACTATGGACTGGCTTCTTTAGTATTACCGAAAGGGGTGCGGGTACTTCATCAACTAGGCTATGAATATACTGGGGAAAATATGGACGGTTTATTGGAGCAACGCTATTTTAGTGCAAAAGCCCGAAAAAGTGGTGGGCGTACGAAAGGACCAAAGGCTTTCACACAGGATGATCGGGAGAAATTTAAAGCGAAACTAGTGACTTTGATTACGGAATAA
- a CDS encoding D-alanine--D-alanine ligase, giving the protein MKITLLYGGRSEEHDVSILSAYSVLNAIYYNYYQVQLVFISKDGEWIKGPLLSEKPESKDILKLTWSKDGEVDKWGEFTGRVIMPCEIKEEDTIVFPVLHGPNGEDGTIQGFLETLGLPYVGAGVLASANAMDKIMTKYLLQTAGIPQVPFVPVLRSDWKENPKKVFEQCEGSLIYPVFVKPANMGSSVGISKAENREELQNALEEAYRYDSRAIVEQGIEAREIEVAILGNEDVRTTLPGEIVKDVEFYDYNSKYIDNQITMQIPAEVPDEVHQKAQEFAKKAYTILDGSGLSRCDFFLTSKNELFLNELNTMPGFTEFSMYPLLWENMGLKYNDLIEELIQLALNRFKQRQSFYER; this is encoded by the coding sequence TTGAAGATTACTTTGCTATATGGTGGGAGAAGTGAGGAGCATGATGTTTCGATATTATCTGCTTATTCAGTTTTAAATGCGATTTATTATAATTATTATCAAGTTCAATTGGTTTTTATTAGTAAAGATGGTGAATGGATCAAAGGGCCGCTTTTATCAGAAAAACCTGAGAGTAAGGATATTCTTAAATTGACTTGGTCTAAAGATGGTGAAGTAGATAAGTGGGGCGAATTCACAGGTCGTGTGATCATGCCGTGTGAAATCAAGGAAGAAGATACAATCGTTTTCCCTGTTTTACATGGGCCTAACGGAGAAGATGGTACGATCCAGGGCTTTTTAGAAACTTTAGGACTACCCTATGTTGGTGCAGGCGTTTTAGCAAGTGCAAATGCAATGGATAAGATCATGACTAAATATTTACTACAAACAGCTGGGATCCCTCAGGTGCCATTTGTTCCCGTACTAAGAAGTGATTGGAAAGAAAATCCTAAAAAAGTCTTTGAACAATGTGAAGGTTCATTGATTTATCCAGTCTTTGTCAAACCTGCTAATATGGGTTCTAGTGTAGGAATCAGTAAAGCTGAAAATCGTGAAGAACTACAAAATGCGTTAGAAGAAGCTTACCGTTATGATTCCAGAGCGATTGTTGAGCAAGGAATCGAAGCACGTGAAATCGAAGTAGCGATTTTAGGTAATGAAGATGTGCGCACAACATTACCAGGCGAAATTGTTAAAGATGTTGAGTTTTATGATTACAATTCAAAATATATTGATAACCAAATCACGATGCAAATTCCAGCTGAAGTGCCCGATGAAGTACATCAAAAAGCACAGGAATTTGCTAAAAAAGCCTATACTATATTAGACGGCAGTGGTTTAAGCCGATGTGATTTCTTTTTAACAAGTAAGAATGAGTTATTCTTAAATGAGCTAAACACAATGCCTGGTTTTACAGAATTTAGTATGTATCCATTATTGTGGGAAAACATGGGCTTGAAATATAACGATTTGATCGAAGAACTAATTCAATTAGCGTTAAATCGATTCAAACAAAGACAAAGTTTTTACGAAAGATAA
- the alr gene encoding alanine racemase, which yields MAVGWHRPTKLVIDTQAIKENVYNEVQRMPQGTELFAVVKANGYGHGAVQTAKAAIQGGATGFCVAILDEAIELREAGITEPILILSIVDVSYIGLLLKYDLSVTVATQEWLEQAIDRLNHIETQTPLKIHIKVDTGMGRIGFRTPKDVKKAVEFVQSTQMVVWEGLFTHFSTADEQDVSYFEKQTERFQAVLSELFELPKYVHVSNSATALWHPDNVGNMIRFGIAMYGLNPSGHVLDEVYPLKPALRLESKLIHVKELATGEGIGYGNTYTTPKNEWIGTVPIGYADGWLRHLQGFSVLVNGQKCEIVGRICMDQCMIRLPEKTAVGTRVTLIGHDHGADVTMQMVADKLETIHYEVACMFSERIPREYK from the coding sequence ATGGCAGTAGGATGGCATCGTCCCACCAAATTAGTAATCGATACACAAGCGATCAAGGAAAATGTTTACAATGAAGTACAACGAATGCCGCAAGGAACTGAATTGTTTGCTGTAGTGAAAGCAAATGGTTATGGACATGGGGCTGTTCAAACGGCTAAAGCAGCCATTCAAGGAGGCGCTACAGGTTTTTGTGTAGCAATCTTGGATGAAGCGATAGAACTACGTGAAGCGGGTATTACAGAGCCGATACTCATTTTAAGTATCGTGGATGTTTCTTACATAGGGTTGCTGCTGAAATATGACCTGTCTGTCACAGTCGCAACTCAAGAGTGGCTGGAACAAGCAATTGATCGCTTAAATCATATAGAAACGCAAACACCATTAAAAATACATATAAAAGTGGATACAGGTATGGGGCGGATTGGATTTAGGACCCCAAAAGATGTAAAAAAAGCAGTTGAATTCGTGCAATCAACACAGATGGTGGTTTGGGAAGGACTATTTACTCATTTTTCAACAGCAGATGAACAAGACGTCAGCTATTTTGAAAAACAAACAGAACGTTTTCAGGCAGTCTTATCTGAGCTTTTTGAGTTGCCAAAATATGTCCATGTGAGCAATAGTGCAACGGCGCTGTGGCATCCGGATAATGTAGGAAATATGATCCGCTTTGGTATAGCAATGTATGGATTAAATCCATCTGGGCATGTGCTGGATGAAGTCTATCCTTTGAAACCTGCATTGCGTTTAGAGTCGAAATTGATTCACGTAAAAGAACTAGCTACTGGTGAAGGAATTGGTTATGGCAACACGTACACAACACCAAAAAATGAGTGGATCGGTACTGTACCGATTGGATATGCAGATGGTTGGTTACGCCACTTACAAGGTTTTTCAGTATTAGTGAATGGGCAAAAGTGTGAAATTGTCGGAAGAATTTGCATGGACCAATGTATGATTCGATTACCAGAAAAAACGGCAGTAGGAACACGAGTCACGTTGATTGGGCACGATCATGGAGCAGATGTCACAATGCAAATGGTGGCAGATAAATTGGAGACGATTCATTACGAAGTGGCATGTATGTTTTCAGAGCGTATTCCAAGGGAGTACAAATAG
- a CDS encoding type II toxin-antitoxin system PemK/MazF family toxin encodes MVKRGDIYFADLSPVVGSEQGGVRPVLVIQNNLGNHFSPTIIVAAITAKMAKPKLPTHIGINSEETGIERDSVILLEQIRTIDKIRLKEKVCHLGIDIMDSVDRALGVSVGIFEAELEEENLGTYR; translated from the coding sequence ATGGTCAAAAGGGGTGACATATATTTTGCAGACTTATCCCCTGTTGTAGGATCAGAACAAGGGGGAGTACGTCCAGTACTAGTCATACAGAATAATTTAGGCAATCATTTTAGTCCAACAATTATCGTAGCCGCGATTACAGCAAAGATGGCTAAACCGAAGTTGCCAACACATATAGGCATCAATTCAGAAGAAACTGGAATCGAACGAGATTCAGTAATATTACTGGAACAGATCCGCACCATTGATAAAATACGTTTAAAAGAAAAAGTTTGCCATTTAGGAATCGACATCATGGATTCAGTCGACCGTGCGTTAGGGGTTAGCGTAGGTATTTTTGAAGCAGAGCTAGAAGAAGAAAATCTTGGTACATATCGATAA
- the acpS gene encoding holo-ACP synthase, whose product MIKGIGIDMVELSRIEKIIENKTSFVRRVLTDNEYVLFQKLPHKRQVEFLAGRFACKEAFSKAWGTGIGSVGLQDIEVLKEDNGAPKVTKSPHDGKVFVSISHTDTVAVAQIILEID is encoded by the coding sequence ATGATTAAGGGAATTGGTATAGACATGGTTGAATTGTCGAGAATCGAAAAAATTATTGAAAATAAAACGTCTTTTGTTCGAAGAGTTCTTACCGATAACGAATATGTCCTCTTTCAAAAACTACCTCATAAACGTCAAGTAGAGTTTTTAGCAGGTCGTTTTGCTTGTAAAGAAGCTTTTTCAAAAGCTTGGGGAACAGGAATCGGAAGCGTTGGATTACAGGATATCGAAGTGTTAAAAGAAGACAACGGCGCTCCTAAAGTGACGAAATCACCACATGATGGAAAGGTTTTTGTATCCATTTCACATACGGATACTGTTGCAGTTGCACAGATTATTTTGGAGATCGACTAA
- a CDS encoding UDP-N-acetylmuramoyl-tripeptide--D-alanyl-D-alanine ligase, with translation MKLTFWEAAKAVQATNDWRQWADFELTGIEFDSRLIGPGNLFVPLKGENDGHSFIKSAMDKGAHAAFWSKTEAAPAQLPILQVADTLKAMQDLAVYYLKKMQPTVIAITGSNGKTTTKDMTEAVLAKQFKTYKTQGNYNNDIGLPYTILHMPDETEKLILEMGMDHANEIDFLSQLAQPDVAAITMIGEAHIENLGSRAGIAKAKMEIISGLAKNGLLIIPADEPLLVSLTKEQPQTIKTFGLGAADRQAQIIEAKKEYTSFKVNGSKTLFMIPVPGKYNVGNALIAITIGQWFDLSEEKIQAGLSEFQLTKNRTEWLKSSKGIEILSDVYNANPTAMKLVLDSFSQMPTQGKRVAVLGDMLELGPDSALMHASVSEHLNPAEVTEVILYGTEMQALHDEIKKKYQEDKIHYFDKEEKEKVINTLKLLLEPEDMVVLKASNGMGLNEVVTKLLEM, from the coding sequence ATGAAACTTACTTTTTGGGAAGCAGCCAAAGCAGTACAAGCGACAAACGACTGGAGACAATGGGCAGATTTTGAATTGACAGGTATCGAGTTTGACAGCCGATTGATTGGACCTGGAAATCTTTTTGTTCCGTTGAAAGGTGAAAATGACGGGCATTCATTTATTAAAAGTGCTATGGATAAAGGAGCACATGCAGCCTTTTGGAGCAAAACAGAGGCCGCACCTGCTCAATTACCGATCTTACAAGTAGCAGACACATTGAAGGCTATGCAGGACTTAGCTGTGTATTATCTAAAGAAAATGCAGCCAACCGTGATTGCGATTACAGGAAGCAATGGTAAAACGACAACAAAAGATATGACCGAAGCCGTTTTAGCGAAACAGTTCAAAACCTATAAAACACAAGGGAATTATAATAATGATATCGGGCTACCGTATACTATTTTACATATGCCGGATGAAACTGAAAAACTGATTTTAGAAATGGGTATGGATCATGCGAATGAGATCGATTTTTTATCCCAATTGGCTCAGCCGGATGTAGCAGCAATTACAATGATCGGTGAAGCCCATATTGAAAATCTGGGATCAAGAGCAGGTATTGCCAAAGCAAAAATGGAGATCATATCAGGTCTTGCTAAAAATGGTCTGCTGATCATTCCAGCGGATGAACCCTTGCTAGTATCGCTGACAAAAGAGCAACCACAAACAATCAAAACATTTGGTTTAGGAGCAGCAGATCGTCAGGCTCAAATCATAGAAGCAAAAAAAGAATACACTTCTTTTAAAGTCAATGGGTCAAAAACACTGTTTATGATCCCCGTTCCAGGGAAATACAACGTTGGCAATGCCTTGATTGCAATCACTATTGGGCAATGGTTCGATTTATCAGAAGAAAAAATTCAAGCAGGGTTATCTGAATTTCAATTAACAAAAAATCGGACGGAATGGTTAAAAAGTAGTAAAGGCATCGAAATTTTAAGTGATGTTTACAATGCGAATCCAACCGCTATGAAATTAGTTTTAGATAGTTTTAGCCAAATGCCTACACAAGGCAAGAGAGTAGCCGTGTTAGGAGATATGCTTGAATTAGGACCCGATTCAGCACTGATGCACGCTTCTGTGAGTGAGCATTTAAATCCTGCTGAGGTCACAGAGGTTATTCTCTACGGAACTGAAATGCAGGCATTACATGATGAAATTAAGAAAAAATATCAAGAAGATAAGATCCACTATTTTGATAAAGAAGAAAAAGAAAAAGTGATAAACACATTAAAGTTACTCCTTGAACCAGAAGATATGGTTGTTTTAAAAGCAAGTAACGGTATGGGATTAAATGAAGTCGTTACAAAACTTCTTGAAATGTAG
- the lepB gene encoding signal peptidase I → MDEIKEYFERLKRKIKRKFAKKQKVKNNTKNRKRPPTGTKKKRPQPRERIEGIREEPRGSARPKVELDRKAVPNKKKRKKKKLTKEEFEKRKKKKRKENIIEIIKFMLPVVLFAVLVFFFILNTSPHMVDGDSMKPTMLNGDRVIVRRTKEPKRYEIITFKPPVKSEFQYVKRVIGMPGDLVWTEGNDLFINHQAESLPKASELSAANELPDGTIKVNLSQDSLDQMAQFKKIPKGYYFVLGDNRNNSSDSRTFGLVDGQAIEGVVSFRFAPFNSIGWIK, encoded by the coding sequence ATGGATGAAATAAAGGAATATTTTGAACGACTAAAACGAAAAATAAAACGAAAATTTGCTAAAAAACAAAAAGTGAAAAACAACACGAAGAATAGAAAACGCCCACCAACGGGTACTAAAAAGAAACGTCCACAACCTAGAGAACGCATTGAAGGCATTCGAGAAGAACCTAGAGGTAGTGCAAGACCAAAAGTAGAACTAGATAGAAAAGCTGTGCCAAACAAGAAAAAGCGAAAAAAGAAAAAATTAACCAAAGAAGAATTTGAAAAAAGAAAAAAGAAAAAAAGAAAAGAAAATATCATTGAAATCATTAAATTTATGCTTCCAGTTGTATTATTTGCCGTTTTGGTCTTTTTCTTTATTTTAAATACGTCACCACATATGGTTGATGGAGATTCGATGAAACCCACTATGCTCAATGGCGATCGTGTCATTGTTCGTCGTACAAAGGAACCTAAACGATATGAGATCATTACATTTAAACCACCTGTGAAAAGTGAATTTCAATATGTAAAGCGAGTGATTGGGATGCCAGGAGATCTAGTTTGGACGGAAGGAAACGATTTGTTTATTAATCACCAAGCCGAGTCTTTACCTAAAGCTTCTGAGTTATCTGCTGCAAATGAATTGCCAGATGGTACAATCAAAGTAAATCTGTCGCAGGATAGTTTGGATCAAATGGCACAATTTAAAAAAATCCCGAAAGGATACTATTTTGTTTTGGGAGATAATCGTAATAATTCGAGTGATAGTAGAACCTTTGGATTGGTTGATGGACAGGCAATTGAGGGAGTTGTTTCCTTTAGATTTGCACCATTTAATAGTATTGGGTGGATTAAATAG
- the dagF gene encoding 2-dehydro-3-deoxy-phosphogluconate aldolase, which produces MTLTPNYLENRICLNVLANSVENAKDCYEAAEGHIVLGVLSKNYPTDEAAIEDMKKYAAATNNALSVGLGAGDPNQSQMVSRISKELQPQHVNQVFTGVGTSRALLGQNETIVNGLVSPTGKVGIVNIATGPLSSQTPAGEVTIETAIRLLQDMGGSSIKFFPMKGLAHIEEYKAVAEACAKYDFYLEPTGGIDLENFEEIVQIAVDAGVKKIIPHVYSSIIDSATGDTRPEDVKTLLGMIKNTLEK; this is translated from the coding sequence ATGACATTAACACCAAATTATTTAGAAAACCGTATTTGCCTAAACGTCCTAGCCAACTCAGTAGAAAATGCGAAAGACTGTTATGAAGCAGCAGAAGGACACATTGTATTAGGTGTATTATCTAAAAACTATCCAACCGATGAAGCCGCGATCGAAGACATGAAAAAATACGCCGCTGCAACAAACAATGCTTTATCAGTTGGTTTAGGTGCAGGTGATCCAAATCAAAGCCAAATGGTATCAAGAATTTCAAAAGAATTACAACCCCAACACGTAAACCAAGTCTTTACAGGTGTAGGTACATCACGTGCATTATTAGGCCAAAACGAAACAATCGTCAATGGTTTAGTATCACCAACAGGTAAAGTAGGTATTGTCAATATCGCTACAGGTCCTCTAAGCTCACAAACCCCAGCAGGAGAAGTGACGATCGAAACAGCGATTCGTTTATTACAAGACATGGGCGGCAGCTCAATCAAATTCTTCCCAATGAAAGGTTTAGCACATATCGAAGAATATAAGGCAGTCGCTGAAGCGTGTGCTAAATATGACTTCTACCTAGAGCCAACAGGGGGAATCGATTTAGAAAACTTTGAAGAAATCGTACAAATCGCAGTAGATGCCGGCGTGAAAAAGATTATCCCTCACGTATACAGCTCAATCATCGATTCCGCAACAGGGGATACAAGACCAGAAGATGTGAAAACATTACTTGGTATGATCAAAAATACATTGGAAAAATAA
- a CDS encoding sugar kinase: MRIAAFGEIMMRLTPPEYLMLEQTKELRLDFTGTGVNILSNLAHFGCQTSLLTNLPNNRLGEAAKASVRQLGIQDRWIGFSGDHIGSYFAEMGFGPRPTQVTYQNRRNSSFGVSGASNYDFDAFLAETDLVHICGISLSLTKETREAAFVLAEKAHALGKKVCFDFNFRPSLNEVHGVAFMKEQYEKMLPYCDLVFGSQRDLTDLLDMPLSETVDCANQFEELVHRFMTKYQIERFAGTIRQGEGDKHYLTGFLFDSENYVQAAPREIIHLDRIGAGDGYAAGILLGYSESWSLVESVEFATANGVLAHTIQGDVPLTTRKQVRHIMEQPTVDLIR; encoded by the coding sequence ATGAGAATTGCGGCATTTGGTGAAATAATGATGCGTTTGACGCCACCAGAATATCTGATGTTGGAACAAACCAAAGAATTACGTTTAGACTTTACAGGAACAGGAGTTAATATTTTAAGTAACCTCGCTCATTTTGGCTGTCAAACAAGTTTACTGACAAATCTTCCTAATAACCGATTGGGTGAAGCAGCTAAAGCAAGTGTCCGCCAGTTAGGGATTCAAGATCGTTGGATTGGTTTTTCTGGTGATCATATTGGTTCTTATTTTGCAGAAATGGGGTTTGGACCAAGACCGACACAAGTAACGTATCAAAATCGTCGAAACAGTTCATTTGGTGTGAGTGGCGCTTCTAATTATGATTTTGATGCTTTTTTAGCTGAAACTGATTTAGTGCATATTTGCGGGATTTCGTTAAGTTTGACAAAGGAAACACGCGAAGCAGCTTTTGTTTTAGCTGAAAAGGCTCATGCATTAGGAAAAAAAGTTTGTTTTGATTTTAATTTTCGACCTAGTTTGAATGAAGTACATGGTGTTGCTTTTATGAAGGAACAATATGAAAAAATGTTACCCTATTGTGATTTAGTTTTTGGCAGTCAGCGAGATTTGACTGATCTCTTAGACATGCCGCTAAGTGAAACCGTGGATTGTGCGAATCAGTTTGAAGAATTAGTTCATCGATTTATGACGAAATATCAGATTGAGCGTTTTGCTGGAACTATCCGTCAAGGCGAAGGGGATAAACATTATTTGACAGGATTTCTATTTGATTCAGAAAACTACGTACAGGCAGCTCCAAGAGAAATCATTCATTTAGATCGGATCGGGGCTGGTGATGGCTATGCTGCTGGAATTTTACTTGGATATAGTGAATCCTGGTCATTAGTTGAAAGTGTAGAGTTTGCCACAGCAAATGGTGTTTTAGCGCATACGATCCAAGGTGATGTGCCTTTAACAACGCGTAAACAAGTCCGACATATCATGGAACAACCGACAGTGGATTTGATCCGTTAA